One genomic window of Sphingomonas ginsengisoli An et al. 2013 includes the following:
- the pstB gene encoding phosphate ABC transporter ATP-binding protein PstB has protein sequence MRAEDVSVFYGEKQALKDVSIEIRDDKVTAFIGPSGCGKSTFLRCLNRMNDTIPGARVTGDISLDGEDINSPDMDVVQLRARVGMVFQKPNPFPKSIFDNIAYGPRIHGLAPTRTDLEGIVERSLKRAGLWDEVKDRLTESGTALSGGQQQRLCIARAIAVDPEVILMDEPCSALDPIATAKIEELIHELRGRYAIAIVTHNMQQAARVSQRTAFFHLGEMVEYGKTSDIFTNPRQQRTQDYITGRYG, from the coding sequence ATGCGCGCCGAGGACGTAAGCGTCTTCTACGGTGAAAAGCAGGCGCTGAAAGACGTCTCGATCGAGATCCGCGACGACAAGGTCACCGCTTTCATCGGCCCGTCGGGCTGCGGCAAGTCGACCTTCCTGCGCTGCCTCAACCGGATGAACGACACGATCCCCGGCGCGCGCGTGACCGGCGACATCAGCCTCGACGGCGAGGACATCAACTCGCCCGACATGGACGTCGTCCAGCTCCGTGCCCGCGTCGGCATGGTGTTCCAGAAACCCAACCCCTTCCCCAAGTCGATCTTCGACAACATTGCCTACGGCCCGCGCATCCACGGCCTCGCGCCGACCCGGACCGACCTCGAGGGGATCGTCGAGCGCAGCCTCAAGCGCGCCGGCCTGTGGGACGAGGTCAAGGATCGCCTCACCGAAAGCGGCACCGCGCTGTCGGGCGGCCAGCAACAGCGGCTGTGCATCGCCCGCGCCATCGCGGTCGATCCCGAAGTCATCCTGATGGACGAGCCCTGCTCGGCGCTCGACCCGATCGCCACCGCCAAGATCGAGGAGCTGATCCACGAATTGCGCGGCCGCTACGCGATCGCGATCGTCACCCACAACATGCAGCAGGCGGCGCGGGTCAGCCAGCGGACGGCCTTTTTCCACCTCGGTGAGATGGTCGAATATGGCAAGACCAGCGACATCTTCACCAACCCCCGCCAGCAACGCACGCAAGACTATATCACCGGCCGCTACGGCTGA
- a CDS encoding Do family serine endopeptidase, with protein sequence MTSPKEFPKVRYAYGVAAALLIGGSAFSIATGPVGAQVAQNAPSQMSPRPGAPTSFADLTARLAPAVVNISTKQRVPVAQQATDPMAELLRRFGAPVPDQGQGGSGGARTRETGSLGSGFIISPDGYVVTNNHLIQGEGGKGVVDQVSVKMPDGREFPARIVGRDVPSDLALLKIEGSGLPYVNWGDSTRARVGDWVIAIGNPYGLGGTVTAGIVSALHRGITGVGAYDRYIQTDASINMGNSGGPMFDMSGNVIGINSALISPTGTNVGIGLAIPAELAQPVIESLRRGQAPQRGYLGVGLQPLDDGIANSLGLPKDRGELVRSVVPGGAAARAGLQQGDVVLSVNGRAVTPDETVSFLIANTQVGTRVPVEIVRGGRRQTVQVTVAQRPSEDELAKQAGAGGGGFNDNNGGTAPVAPGATTLGLTLQVLTPDIARDVNLPASARGVIVGKVDPDSDAADKGLQRGDLIISVNQQPVTTPAQVAAQVDAARRAGRKSVLLLVKRGPAPEAFFGIDLTR encoded by the coding sequence ATGACGTCGCCGAAGGAGTTTCCCAAAGTGCGCTATGCCTATGGTGTCGCGGCAGCCCTGCTGATCGGGGGCTCGGCATTTTCGATCGCGACCGGTCCGGTCGGCGCCCAGGTGGCGCAGAACGCTCCCTCGCAAATGTCGCCGCGGCCGGGTGCGCCGACCTCGTTCGCCGACCTGACCGCGCGACTGGCGCCGGCGGTGGTCAACATCTCGACCAAGCAGCGCGTCCCCGTCGCCCAGCAGGCGACCGACCCGATGGCCGAGCTGCTCCGCCGCTTCGGCGCGCCGGTCCCCGACCAGGGCCAGGGCGGCAGCGGCGGCGCGCGCACCCGTGAGACCGGCTCGCTCGGCTCGGGCTTCATCATCTCGCCCGACGGCTATGTCGTCACCAACAACCACCTCATCCAGGGCGAAGGCGGCAAGGGCGTCGTCGACCAGGTGTCGGTGAAGATGCCCGACGGACGTGAGTTCCCGGCGCGGATCGTCGGCCGCGACGTCCCCTCGGACCTCGCCCTGCTCAAGATCGAAGGCTCGGGCCTGCCCTACGTCAACTGGGGAGACAGCACCCGCGCCCGCGTCGGCGACTGGGTGATCGCGATCGGCAATCCCTATGGCCTGGGCGGCACCGTCACCGCCGGCATCGTCTCGGCGCTGCACCGCGGCATCACCGGCGTCGGCGCCTACGACCGCTACATTCAGACCGACGCCAGCATCAACATGGGCAACAGCGGCGGCCCGATGTTCGACATGTCGGGTAACGTCATCGGCATCAATTCGGCGCTGATCAGCCCGACCGGGACCAACGTCGGCATCGGCCTCGCCATCCCCGCCGAGCTGGCCCAGCCGGTGATCGAGAGTCTCCGCCGCGGCCAGGCGCCGCAGCGCGGCTACCTTGGCGTCGGCCTCCAGCCGCTCGACGACGGCATCGCCAACAGCCTCGGGCTGCCGAAGGACCGCGGCGAGCTGGTCCGCTCGGTGGTCCCGGGCGGCGCCGCGGCTCGCGCCGGGCTGCAGCAGGGCGACGTCGTGCTGTCGGTTAACGGCCGTGCGGTCACCCCGGACGAGACGGTCAGCTTCCTCATCGCCAACACCCAGGTCGGCACCCGCGTCCCGGTCGAGATCGTCCGCGGCGGGCGCCGCCAGACGGTTCAGGTCACCGTCGCCCAGCGGCCGAGCGAGGATGAACTCGCCAAGCAGGCCGGCGCCGGTGGTGGAGGATTCAACGACAACAATGGCGGCACTGCGCCCGTCGCTCCGGGCGCCACCACGCTCGGGCTGACGCTGCAGGTGCTGACCCCCGATATCGCGCGCGACGTCAATCTGCCGGCGAGTGCGCGCGGCGTCATCGTCGGCAAGGTCGATCCCGACAGCGATGCCGCCGACAAGGGCCTGCAGCGCGGCGACCTCATCATCTCGGTCAACCAGCAGCCGGTGACCACCCCCGCGCAGGTGGCGGCGCAGGTCGATGCGGCGCGCAGGGCCGGTCGCAAGTCGGTGCTGTTGCTTGTCAAGCGCGGGCCGGCGCCCGAAGCCTTCTTCGGGATCGACCTGACCCGCTAG
- a CDS encoding helix-turn-helix domain-containing protein — translation MYQQFGGPFVVDKDKLDSPTEEARRAAERIASLTVGQLEVLRLVDQHLSSKEIAGRLGISPHTVDQRIRTAIRILGVARRQDAARLVAQAEPYQRLIHQAPYLDPTPAPDHPDGAISFQIRHADRAVGIGDGEVLETEQGATRPRSSLVLPWSTRSNPRNEMSFGQRLLWILGIALGASFSAGMYLAGLESLARLAGH, via the coding sequence GTGTATCAGCAGTTCGGGGGCCCATTCGTCGTGGACAAGGACAAGCTCGACTCGCCAACCGAAGAGGCGCGCCGGGCAGCAGAAAGAATCGCTTCCCTCACCGTCGGCCAGCTCGAGGTCCTGCGGCTGGTCGATCAGCATCTCAGCAGCAAGGAGATTGCCGGACGCCTCGGCATCTCGCCGCACACCGTGGACCAGCGCATCCGCACCGCCATCCGCATTCTCGGCGTCGCCCGCCGGCAGGACGCCGCGCGACTGGTCGCCCAGGCCGAGCCATATCAGCGGTTGATACATCAAGCGCCGTATCTCGACCCGACCCCGGCCCCCGACCATCCAGACGGGGCGATCAGTTTTCAGATTCGGCACGCTGATCGTGCAGTGGGGATCGGGGATGGTGAAGTTCTCGAAACCGAGCAGGGGGCGACACGGCCCCGGTCCTCGCTGGTTCTGCCGTGGTCAACCAGGAGCAACCCGCGCAATGAGATGAGCTTCGGCCAGCGGTTGCTCTGGATCCTCGGGATCGCACTGGGCGCCAGCTTCTCGGCCGGTATGTATCTCGCGGGACTCGAAAGTCTCGCCAGGCTCGCCGGACACTAA
- the hflC gene encoding protease modulator HflC has translation MGAITRRPILAAMIALIVLVAIRLSFIVVPETKMALIVRFGAPNRVLGQSQAGINWRIPFFENTVWIDKRVRDVDMEQQQVLSTDQLRLQVDAFARFRVIDPLRLYIRARSEDRVSQALRPILGSELRNELGKRSFASLLSPEREGAMENVQRGLNRVAAQYGVQIIDVRIKKTDLPEGSPLESAFERMRTAREQEARSIRAEGAKRAQIIRAQADAEAAQTYAASFGKDPQFYDFYRAMQSYQTTFLGDGQTKPAATQIIMSPDNEFLRQFRGGAAR, from the coding sequence ATCGGCGCCATCACCCGCCGCCCGATCCTGGCGGCCATGATCGCCCTCATCGTGCTGGTCGCGATCCGGCTGAGCTTCATCGTGGTGCCCGAAACCAAGATGGCGCTGATCGTCCGCTTTGGCGCGCCCAACCGCGTGCTCGGGCAGAGCCAGGCCGGCATTAACTGGCGCATCCCCTTCTTCGAGAACACGGTGTGGATCGACAAGCGCGTGCGCGATGTCGACATGGAGCAGCAGCAGGTGCTGTCGACCGACCAGCTGCGGCTGCAGGTCGACGCCTTCGCCCGCTTCCGCGTGATCGATCCGCTGCGGCTTTACATCCGCGCGCGGTCGGAGGACCGGGTCAGCCAGGCGCTCCGCCCGATCCTCGGCTCCGAACTCAGGAACGAGCTTGGCAAGCGCAGCTTCGCCTCGTTGCTCAGCCCCGAGCGCGAAGGCGCGATGGAGAACGTCCAGCGCGGCCTCAACCGCGTCGCCGCCCAATATGGCGTCCAGATCATCGACGTCCGGATCAAGAAGACCGACCTACCCGAAGGATCGCCGCTCGAGAGCGCGTTCGAGCGGATGCGCACCGCGCGCGAGCAGGAAGCCCGCTCGATCCGCGCCGAGGGCGCCAAACGGGCGCAGATCATCCGCGCGCAGGCCGACGCCGAGGCGGCGCAGACCTACGCCGCGAGCTTCGGCAAGGATCCGCAATTCTACGACTTCTACCGCGCGATGCAGAGCTATCAGACGACGTTCCTCGGGGACGGCCAGACCAAGCCGGCCGCAACCCAGATCATTATGTCGCCCGATAATGAATTCTTGCGTCAGTTCCGCGGCGGGGCGGCTCGCTAA
- the pstC gene encoding phosphate ABC transporter permease subunit PstC translates to MILLLTLAAILAVAAGGFVLALNRARALRRAGGRLHSLPVYHASLAALAGLLPALLALAAWVPAQQAMVRHAVLSSPVAAAMPADPMLQSAVLDEARQIARGQLAAGFNPQSTSLAPIWAAAERQWSWLGAALVIAVALAGTALAFARVRTSFRARPSVERRLLWVLAGASLIAVLTTAGIVLSLLFESLRFFQQVNPLSFLFGTEWSPQTALRADQAGSSGSFGFVPLLWGTIFIGAIIAMIVAIPLGLMSAIYLTQYADPRLRKWLKPVLEILAGVPTVVYGYFAAITLAPAIRDLGLAIGISSASAESALAAGLVMGIMIIPFVSSMADDSLAAVPQAMRDGSLAMGATRSETIRNVLLPAALPGIVGGVLLAVSRAIGETMIVVMAAGLAANLTANPFHSVTTVTVQIVQLLTGEQEFDSPKTLAAFALGLALFAITLILNLIALIVVRRYREAYE, encoded by the coding sequence GTGATCTTGCTGCTGACCTTGGCCGCCATCCTCGCGGTGGCGGCGGGCGGCTTCGTGCTCGCCCTCAACCGCGCGCGCGCCCTGCGCCGCGCGGGCGGCCGGCTGCACAGCCTGCCCGTCTACCACGCCAGCCTGGCCGCGCTGGCGGGGCTGCTCCCGGCGCTGCTGGCGCTCGCGGCCTGGGTACCGGCCCAGCAGGCCATGGTCCGCCATGCCGTGCTGTCGAGCCCGGTGGCGGCGGCGATGCCCGCTGATCCGATGCTCCAATCGGCCGTGCTCGACGAGGCGCGGCAGATCGCCCGCGGCCAGCTCGCCGCCGGGTTCAATCCGCAATCGACCAGCCTCGCCCCCATTTGGGCGGCGGCCGAGCGCCAATGGTCGTGGCTCGGCGCGGCGCTGGTAATCGCGGTCGCGCTGGCGGGGACCGCGCTGGCGTTCGCGCGGGTGCGTACCTCGTTCCGCGCGCGGCCGAGCGTCGAGCGGCGGCTGCTGTGGGTGCTGGCCGGCGCCTCGCTGATCGCCGTGCTGACCACCGCCGGCATCGTCCTTTCGCTGCTGTTCGAAAGCCTTCGCTTCTTCCAGCAGGTCAATCCGCTAAGCTTCCTGTTCGGCACCGAGTGGAGCCCCCAGACCGCCCTGCGCGCCGACCAGGCGGGGTCGTCGGGCAGCTTCGGCTTCGTGCCCCTGCTGTGGGGCACCATCTTCATCGGGGCGATCATCGCGATGATCGTCGCCATTCCGCTCGGGCTGATGAGCGCCATCTACCTGACCCAATATGCCGACCCGCGCCTGCGCAAGTGGCTCAAGCCCGTGCTCGAAATCCTCGCCGGCGTGCCGACCGTGGTCTACGGCTATTTCGCCGCGATCACGCTGGCGCCCGCGATCCGCGACCTCGGGCTCGCAATCGGCATCAGCTCCGCCTCGGCCGAAAGCGCGCTGGCGGCCGGGCTCGTCATGGGAATCATGATCATCCCCTTCGTCAGCTCGATGGCCGACGACAGCCTCGCCGCGGTGCCGCAGGCGATGCGCGACGGCAGCCTGGCGATGGGCGCCACCCGCTCCGAGACCATCCGCAACGTGCTGCTGCCCGCCGCGCTGCCCGGCATCGTCGGCGGCGTCCTGCTCGCGGTCAGCCGGGCGATCGGCGAGACGATGATCGTCGTCATGGCCGCCGGCCTCGCCGCCAATCTCACCGCCAATCCGTTCCACAGCGTCACCACCGTCACGGTGCAGATCGTGCAATTGCTCACCGGCGAGCAGGAGTTCGACAGCCCCAAGACGCTGGCGGCCTTCGCGCTCGGGCTGGCGCTGTTCGCCATCACCCTCATCCTCAACCTCATCGCGCTGATCGTCGTGCGCCGCTATCGGGAAGCCTATGAGTAA
- the pstA gene encoding phosphate ABC transporter permease PstA — translation MSKSAPRWTDAAMQARVRRRYAAERRFKAFGLAAIGLSVAFLLFLLVTIAANGLGGLSLDFLTSSDSTDAASAGVWGALVGSFLTILVTIALAFPIGVLAALYLEEFAARNRWTDLVEVSINNLAAVPSIIYGLLGLAVFLDLMGLPRSAPLVGGMTLALMTFPVIVIAARNAIKAVPPSIRDAALGVGASKMQVVFHHVLPLALPGILTGTIIGVARALGETAPLLMIGMRAFIAIPPHGVTDPATVLPMQIFLWSDQVDHAYVQKTSAAIIVLLVFMLLMNGLAIALRNKFERRW, via the coding sequence ATGAGTAAGAGCGCGCCCCGCTGGACTGACGCGGCGATGCAGGCGCGCGTCCGCCGCCGCTACGCCGCCGAGCGCCGCTTCAAGGCGTTCGGGCTGGCGGCGATTGGCCTGTCCGTCGCCTTCCTCCTGTTCCTGCTCGTCACCATAGCCGCCAACGGCTTGGGCGGGCTCAGCCTCGACTTTCTGACCAGCAGCGATTCGACCGACGCGGCCAGCGCCGGCGTGTGGGGCGCGCTGGTCGGCAGCTTCCTCACCATCCTCGTCACCATCGCACTGGCCTTCCCCATCGGCGTGCTGGCCGCGCTCTACCTCGAGGAATTCGCCGCGCGGAACCGCTGGACCGACCTCGTCGAGGTCAGCATCAACAACCTCGCCGCGGTCCCGTCGATCATCTACGGCCTGCTCGGGCTGGCGGTATTCCTCGACCTGATGGGCCTGCCCCGCTCGGCGCCGCTGGTCGGCGGGATGACGCTCGCGCTGATGACCTTCCCGGTGATCGTGATCGCGGCGCGCAACGCCATCAAGGCGGTGCCCCCCTCGATCCGCGACGCCGCGCTCGGCGTCGGCGCCTCCAAGATGCAGGTGGTGTTCCACCATGTCCTCCCGCTGGCGCTGCCCGGCATCCTGACCGGCACCATCATCGGGGTCGCCCGCGCGCTGGGCGAGACCGCGCCGCTGCTGATGATCGGCATGCGCGCCTTCATCGCCATCCCGCCGCATGGCGTGACCGACCCCGCCACGGTGCTTCCGATGCAGATCTTCCTGTGGTCGGACCAGGTCGATCACGCCTATGTCCAGAAGACCAGCGCCGCCATCATTGTGCTGCTCGTCTTCATGCTGCTGATGAACGGGCTGGCGATCGCGCTCCGCAACAAATTCGAACGACGCTGGTAG
- a CDS encoding substrate-binding domain-containing protein, whose amino-acid sequence MKKIVWATPLVALVAACGGNGGNAAQQLKVVGSATVYPFTTAVAEAFQKANPGARVTVEATGTGAGMKIFCGGVGADSPDIENASRAMKKSEYDLCAKNGAKDVIEVPIGIDGLTLIQNKGAQALNLTQADIYKALAANPFGKGPNTAKTWHDVNPALPATPIRIMGPSPVSGTRDSLADLILTKGCDTDPAMAALAKSDDAKHKDICSKIREDGAYVEVADNPNLLVQKVSLDNTTLGVLGFSYLNVNGDKVKAVQIKGVSPSEATIADLSYPGARKLYIYVKGEHLAARPALKQFVTFYATQWGQGGALQKKGLVPFGGADATAATAQAAALKPLDPSTLK is encoded by the coding sequence ATGAAGAAGATCGTCTGGGCCACGCCGTTGGTTGCTCTGGTGGCCGCCTGTGGTGGCAATGGCGGCAATGCCGCGCAGCAGCTCAAGGTGGTCGGTTCGGCCACCGTCTATCCGTTCACCACCGCGGTGGCCGAGGCCTTTCAGAAGGCCAACCCCGGCGCGCGCGTGACCGTCGAGGCGACCGGCACCGGCGCCGGCATGAAGATCTTCTGCGGCGGTGTCGGCGCCGATTCGCCCGACATCGAGAACGCCTCGCGCGCGATGAAGAAGAGCGAATATGACCTGTGCGCCAAGAACGGCGCCAAGGACGTCATCGAAGTGCCGATCGGGATCGACGGGCTGACCCTCATCCAGAACAAGGGCGCGCAAGCCCTCAACCTCACCCAGGCCGACATCTACAAGGCGCTCGCCGCCAACCCGTTCGGCAAGGGTCCGAACACCGCCAAGACCTGGCACGACGTCAACCCGGCGCTGCCCGCCACCCCGATCCGGATCATGGGCCCCTCGCCCGTCTCGGGCACCCGCGACAGCCTCGCCGACCTCATCCTGACCAAGGGCTGCGACACCGACCCGGCGATGGCCGCGCTCGCCAAGTCGGACGACGCCAAGCACAAGGACATCTGCTCCAAGATCCGCGAGGACGGCGCCTATGTCGAGGTCGCCGACAATCCCAACCTGCTGGTGCAGAAGGTCAGCCTCGACAACACCACCCTGGGCGTGCTCGGCTTCTCTTACCTCAACGTCAATGGCGACAAGGTGAAGGCGGTCCAGATCAAGGGCGTCTCGCCGAGCGAGGCGACCATCGCCGACCTGAGCTACCCCGGCGCGCGCAAGCTCTACATCTACGTGAAGGGCGAGCATCTCGCCGCGCGTCCGGCGCTCAAGCAGTTCGTCACCTTCTACGCGACCCAGTGGGGTCAGGGCGGCGCGCTCCAGAAGAAGGGCCTGGTGCCGTTCGGTGGTGCCGATGCGACCGCGGCCACCGCGCAGGCTGCGGCCCTCAAGCCGCTCGACCCGTCGACCCTCAAGTAA
- a CDS encoding sensor histidine kinase, producing MIDPPPLVRALLDAAGDPTLLIERERTVAANAAARELFGDAIVGRDIRLAIRQPQALSAIQVGKAAELEVSGIGGIARSWSLLVRPLDDDLLLVRLADRSAMRAAEKTRVDFVANASHELRTPLATIIGYAETLADDGELPDPLRRKFADSIHGEARRMLRIVADLMSLSRIASERFSVPSERVDLREVALTAVVNAGPLASERGAKITVGEEAHRPQVAGDYAQLLQLADNLVANALRYGCPTPGRTVEVTIDQRGGEALLSVRDHGDGIASEHIPRLTERFYRVDAARSRDSGGTGLGLAIVKHIVERHRGRLDISSTPGAGTTVTVALPLA from the coding sequence ATGATCGACCCACCGCCCCTCGTCCGTGCCCTGCTCGACGCCGCGGGCGATCCGACCCTGCTGATCGAGCGCGAGCGCACCGTCGCCGCCAACGCCGCCGCGCGCGAGCTGTTCGGCGACGCGATCGTCGGGCGCGACATCCGCCTCGCCATCCGCCAGCCGCAGGCCTTGTCGGCGATCCAGGTCGGCAAGGCCGCCGAACTGGAAGTGAGCGGGATCGGCGGCATCGCCCGCAGCTGGAGCCTCTTGGTCCGCCCGCTCGACGACGACCTGCTGCTCGTTCGGCTCGCGGACCGGTCGGCGATGCGCGCGGCGGAAAAGACCCGGGTCGATTTCGTCGCCAATGCCAGTCACGAGCTACGTACTCCGCTGGCGACGATCATCGGCTATGCCGAAACCCTCGCCGACGACGGCGAATTGCCCGATCCGCTGCGCCGCAAGTTCGCCGACTCGATCCACGGCGAGGCGCGACGGATGCTGCGGATCGTCGCCGACCTGATGAGCCTCAGCCGGATCGCATCGGAGCGCTTCAGCGTGCCGTCCGAGCGGGTCGATCTGCGCGAGGTGGCGCTCACCGCCGTGGTCAACGCCGGCCCGCTCGCCAGCGAACGCGGCGCGAAGATCACCGTCGGCGAGGAAGCGCACCGGCCCCAAGTCGCCGGCGATTATGCGCAGTTGCTGCAACTGGCCGATAACCTCGTCGCCAACGCGCTGCGCTACGGCTGCCCGACCCCGGGCCGGACGGTCGAGGTGACGATCGACCAGCGCGGCGGCGAGGCACTGCTCAGCGTGCGCGACCATGGCGATGGCATCGCCAGCGAGCATATCCCGCGGCTGACCGAGCGTTTCTACCGTGTCGATGCCGCGCGCAGCCGCGACAGCGGCGGTACCGGGCTCGGGCTGGCGATCGTCAAGCACATCGTCGAGCGCCATCGCGGCCGGCTCGACATCAGCAGCACGCCCGGCGCCGGCACCACGGTGACCGTCGCCCTGCCGCTCGCCTGA
- the phoU gene encoding phosphate signaling complex protein PhoU, whose protein sequence is MATQGHTIKAFDEDLDRLRALISEMGGLAEHGIIEAMRCLTERDLDGAHQVIEDDKKIDALEVETESRVIRLIALRAPMAGDLRDVVAALKISGVVERIGDYAKNIAKRVPLLEDAAKIEPLSLLPEMARIATQMVQDVLNAFVNRDAEGALRVCARDKAVDDFYDSIFRTLLTHMMENPHNIGQSAHLLFVAKNLERVGDHATNIAEMVYYAATGEHMEQRAKGGEGLAKP, encoded by the coding sequence ATGGCCACCCAGGGACATACGATCAAAGCCTTCGACGAGGATCTCGACCGGCTGCGCGCGCTCATCAGTGAGATGGGCGGGCTGGCCGAGCACGGGATCATCGAGGCGATGCGCTGCCTGACCGAGCGCGACCTCGACGGCGCTCATCAGGTGATTGAGGACGACAAGAAGATCGACGCGCTCGAGGTCGAGACCGAGAGCCGGGTCATCCGCCTGATCGCGCTGCGCGCACCGATGGCCGGGGACCTGCGCGACGTAGTCGCCGCGCTCAAGATCTCGGGCGTGGTCGAGCGGATCGGCGACTATGCCAAGAACATCGCCAAGCGCGTGCCCCTGCTCGAGGACGCCGCTAAGATCGAGCCGCTGTCACTACTGCCCGAGATGGCGCGGATCGCCACCCAAATGGTGCAGGACGTGCTGAACGCCTTCGTCAACCGCGACGCCGAGGGCGCGCTCCGCGTCTGCGCCCGCGACAAGGCGGTGGACGATTTCTACGACAGCATCTTCCGCACGCTGCTGACCCACATGATGGAGAACCCGCACAACATCGGGCAGTCGGCGCACCTGCTGTTCGTCGCCAAGAACCTCGAGCGGGTCGGCGACCACGCCACCAACATCGCCGAGATGGTCTATTACGCCGCCACGGGGGAACATATGGAGCAGCGCGCCAAGGGCGGCGAAGGGCTCGCCAAGCCGTGA
- a CDS encoding helicase HerA-like domain-containing protein, translating to MADGSTSIFIGAESGGANPQALELKRSNRHGLIAGATGTGKTVTLQGIVEGFSRQGVACFVSDVKGDLSGLAMAGSAQSKLHETFAARAQDIGMTDWTYADVPVQFWDLFGEQGHPIRTTVSEMGPLLLARLMNLNDVQEGVLNIAFTVADKEGLLLLDLDDLQSMLVHCGEEADQLTLQYGNVTKQSVGSIQRNLLQLRSQGGDHFFGEPALELSDFIGADDQGRGIVNILAADKLMASPRLYATFLLWLLSELFQDLPEVGDPDKPKLCFFFDEAHLLFENAPDALLEKVEQVVRLIRSKGVGVYFITQNPIDIPDKVAAQLNNRVQHKLNAFTPRDQQAVQAAANTFRPNPKVDVASAITELKIGEALVSLLQPDGSPEPVQRVLIKPPSTRVGALTPQERGVIMTTDAIGTKYDTLVDRESAEELLKAKADEAAAAAQQAQAQDQAAKDAAAQAKVDAQAAREQARAQLEQQKLQMQQQRIQQQEAARQAREDARPSVADKMIQSAVRAASSSVGRQLGNQLLRGIMGGLFKGR from the coding sequence GTGGCCGACGGTTCAACGAGCATCTTCATCGGCGCCGAGAGTGGCGGCGCCAACCCGCAGGCGCTCGAGCTCAAGCGCTCCAACCGCCACGGGCTGATCGCCGGCGCGACCGGCACCGGCAAGACCGTCACCCTCCAGGGCATTGTCGAAGGCTTCAGCCGCCAGGGCGTCGCCTGCTTCGTCAGCGATGTGAAGGGCGATCTGAGCGGGTTGGCGATGGCCGGCTCGGCACAGTCCAAGCTCCACGAGACCTTCGCCGCACGCGCGCAGGACATCGGCATGACCGACTGGACCTATGCCGACGTGCCGGTCCAGTTCTGGGACCTGTTCGGTGAGCAGGGCCACCCCATCCGCACCACCGTCAGCGAGATGGGGCCGCTGCTCCTCGCCCGGCTGATGAACCTGAACGACGTCCAGGAAGGCGTCCTCAACATCGCCTTCACCGTTGCCGACAAGGAGGGCCTGCTCCTCCTCGACCTCGACGACCTCCAGTCGATGCTCGTCCACTGCGGCGAGGAAGCCGACCAGCTCACCCTCCAATATGGCAATGTCACCAAGCAGTCGGTCGGCTCGATCCAGCGCAACCTGCTCCAGCTGCGCAGCCAGGGCGGCGACCATTTCTTCGGTGAGCCGGCGCTCGAGCTCAGCGACTTCATCGGTGCCGACGACCAGGGCCGCGGTATCGTCAACATCCTTGCCGCCGACAAGTTGATGGCGAGCCCCCGGCTCTACGCGACCTTCCTGCTGTGGCTGCTCTCCGAACTGTTCCAGGACCTCCCCGAGGTCGGCGATCCCGACAAGCCCAAGCTGTGCTTCTTCTTCGACGAAGCCCACCTGCTGTTCGAGAACGCCCCCGACGCACTGCTCGAAAAGGTCGAGCAGGTGGTCCGCCTGATCCGCTCCAAGGGCGTCGGCGTCTATTTCATCACGCAGAACCCGATCGACATTCCCGACAAGGTCGCCGCGCAGCTCAACAACCGCGTTCAGCACAAATTGAACGCCTTCACCCCGCGCGACCAGCAGGCGGTGCAGGCGGCGGCGAACACCTTCCGGCCCAATCCCAAGGTCGATGTCGCCAGCGCCATCACCGAACTCAAGATCGGCGAGGCGCTGGTCTCGCTGCTCCAGCCCGACGGCTCGCCCGAGCCGGTCCAGCGGGTGCTGATCAAGCCGCCCTCGACCCGGGTCGGCGCGCTCACCCCGCAGGAGCGCGGGGTCATCATGACCACCGACGCCATCGGCACCAAATATGACACGCTGGTCGACCGCGAGAGCGCGGAGGAATTGCTCAAGGCCAAGGCCGACGAAGCCGCGGCCGCCGCGCAGCAGGCGCAGGCGCAGGACCAGGCCGCCAAGGATGCCGCGGCGCAGGCCAAGGTCGATGCCCAGGCCGCGCGCGAGCAGGCCCGGGCCCAGCTCGAGCAGCAGAAGCTGCAGATGCAGCAACAGCGCATCCAGCAGCAGGAGGCGGCCCGGCAGGCGCGCGAGGATGCGCGGCCCAGCGTCGCCGACAAGATGATCCAGTCGGCGGTGCGCGCGGCGTCGAGCTCGGTCGGGCGCCAGCTCGGCAATCAGCTGCTGCGCGGGATCATGGGCGGGCTGTTCAAGGGCCGCTAA